Within Mycobacterium heckeshornense, the genomic segment ATTTGGCGGGGGCCGCGGTGTGGGGGTTGGTGCGGTCGGCGCAAACCGAGCATCCGGGCCGGCTGGTGCTGGCCGACGTCGATTGCGCGGTCGACGACGCCGCGGTGGCGGCGATCCTGGCGGCGGGGGAGCCGCAGGTGTGCCTGCGCGGCGGTGTGGTGCAGATCCCGCGGGTGCACGGGTGCCGCGCGGTGGCCGGCTTGTTGGTACCGCCAGCGGATCGGCCCTGGCGGCTTGGCCTTACCAGCGCGGGCACCTTCGACAACCTCACGTTGGAGCCGGTGCCCGACGCCGACGCGCCGCTGCGGCCGGGCCAGGTCCGGGTGGCCACACTAGCCATCGCCGCGAACTTCCGTGACGTCATGATCACTCTTGGTCTCTATCCCGACGACGACGCGGTCATGGGTATCGAAGCCGCTGGCACCGTCGTCGAAACTGGTTCACACGAAAGTCGATTCGCGGTCGGTGACCGGGTGATGGGGCTTTTTCCGGAGGGCACCGGCACGACGGCGATCACTGACGAGCGGCTGTTGATGAGCATCCCCGACGGGTGGTCGCACACCGACGCCGCCACAGTTTCCGTCGTCTTCGCCACCGCGTATTACGCGCTGTCGCAGTTGGCTGACGTCAAGCCGGGGCAGCGGGTGCTGATCCATGCCGCCACCGGTGGGGTGGGCATGGCTGCGGTGCAGTTGGCCCGGCATTGGGGGCTGGAGGTGTTTGCCACTGCCAGCCGCGGCAAGTGGGATACCTTGCGCGCGATGGGGTTTGACGAGAGCCACATCGGGGATTCGCGAACGCTGGAGTTCGAGGACAAATTCCGGGCGGTGACCGGGGGGCGCGGCATGGACGTGGTGCTGGACTCGCTGGCCGGTGACTTCGTCGACGCCTCGCTGCGGCTGGTCGCCCCGGGCGGAATCTTTTTGGAGATGGGCAAGACCGACATCCGCGACCCCAACGCGGTGGCCCAACAGCATCCGGGCGTGCGCTACCGCGCCTTCGACCTGTTCGAGGCCGGCGCCGACGGGATCCAGCGCATTCTCACCGACCTGACCACGATGTTCGCTGCTCGGGTCCTGCGCCCGCTGCCGGTGACGGGGTTTGATATTCGGCGGGCGCCGGCGGCGTTGCGGTATTTGAGTCAGGCCCGTCATGTCGGCAAGGTGGTGTTGACCATGCCGGATGTGTGGGCGGCGGGCACGGTGTTGATCACCGGTGGCACGGGGATGGCGGGTTCGGCGCTGGCCCGGCATGTGGTTGCCCGCCATGGGGTGCGGCATGTGGTGTTGGTGAGCCGCCGTGGTGTGGAGGCGCCGGGGGCCGGCGAGTTGGTGGGTGAGTTGGGTGAATCCGGGGCGCAGGTGCGGGTGGTGGCTTGTGATGCGGCGGATCGGCAGGCGTTGGCGAAGGTGATTTCCGATATTCCGGTGCAGTGGCCGTTGAGTGCGGTGATTCATGCGGCCGGGGTGCTCGATGATGCGGTGGTGACGTCGTTGACTCCGCAGCGTGTTGATGCGGTGTTGCGGGCCAAGGTGGATGCGGCGTGGAATTTGCATGAGTTGACCCGGGATTTGGGTGTGTCGGCGTTTGTGATGTTTTCGTCGATGGCCGGGTTGGTGGGTTCGTCGGGTCAGGCCAACTATGCGGCGGCCAACGCGTTTTTGGATGCGTTGGCCGCGCATCGGCGGGCCAACGGTTTGCCCGCGATGTCGCTGGGCTGGGGGCTGTGGGAGCAGGCCAGCGCGATGACCGGCCACCTCGACGACGTCGATTTCGCCCGGTTCGCGCGCGACGGCGTGGTGGCGCTGTCCTCCGACGAGGCGCTGCACCTGTTCGACACCGCAATGGCCGTCGACCAGCCCTTCGTGTTGCCGGCCCGCATCGATCTGGCCGCGTTGAAGGCCAAGTTCGACGGTGGCACGTTGCCCCCGATGTTCGTCGACCTGGTCAACGCGCCGGCGCGCCGCCAGGTCGACGAGTCGCTGGCCGCGGCCAAGTCGAAATCTGCCCTGCTGCAACGCTTGGAGGGTCTGCCCGAGGACGAGCAGCATGCCATCCTGCTGGATTTGGTGCGCTCTCACATTGCCACCGTGCTGGGCAACACCAGCCCCGAGGCAATCGACCCCAACCGTGCCTTCCAGGAGCTCGGCTTCGACTCGCTGACCGCGGTCGAAATGCGCAACCGGCTCAAAGCCGCCACCGGGCTGGCGCTTTCCCCGACCCTGATCTTCGACTACCCGAACTCCGCGGCGCTGGCCGGGTATTTCCGCCAAGAACTCCTGGGCGGCACACAGCCGAAGACCCAACCGGCCCCACCCGGTGAAGCCGAGATCCAACGTGTCGTGGCCTCAATCCCGGTCAAACGTCTGCGACAGGCCGGGGTGTTGGATCTGCTGCTGGCGTTGGCCAACGAAACCAACGGCGCAGCGACACCGGATACACCGGAAGAAACCACCGCCAAAGACATCGCGGAAATGGACCTCGACGACTTGGTCAATGCCGCGTTGATGAATGACGACGACTAACTCGATGCGGTCCAAGGCCAGCCAGTGAGGGTCGCGGTCACCGGGGCCAGCGGCGTACTCGGCCGCGGACTCGTCGCGCGAATGCTCAGCAGCGGCCACGACGTCGTCGGACTCGCACGGCATCGGCCCGAAAGCTGGCCCAGCGCAGCACAGTTCGTGCACGGGGACATCCGCGACGCAGCCGTCGTCGGGCGTGCCATCGCGGGCGCCGAGGTCGTCGCACATTGCGCGTGGGCGGCCAGCCGACGCGCCGACGACCCGCGCAGCCGGGAAGTCAACATCGGCGGGACCGCCAATGTGCTTGCCGCCATGGCCAAGTCCGGCGCTCGGCGCATTGTTTTCGTATCGTCGGCGCACGTGTACGGGACGCAGCGAGCCGGGGTAGCGCCGGCGGGCGAGCACGACCAGCTGAACCCCGTTAGCGCCGTGGGTCGTCACCAAGCTCGAGCCGAAGAGATGCTGGCCGCATCCGGCGCAGAATGGGTGGCCGTCCGCTCTGCGCTCATCATCGGCCGTGACGTCGACAACTGGGTGCAGCGGCTGCTGGCGTGCCCGGTGTTTCCCGACATCGACGGATCGGCGGGCCAACGATTGCAAGTGGTGCACCCCGACGACGCCCTTCGCGTGCTCGCGCGCGCGGCTGTCGACGGCGGCATTGAAAGCGGCCCGCTCAACCTGGCCGCCCCGGGCGAGCCGACATTTGGCGAGGTCGTAGCGGCACTCGGACGACGTGTCCTCCCGACCCACCTCGATCCTGCATCGAAGCTGCTGCGTGGTTGCGCGACAGCATTTTTCGACATACTGAGCCTCGTCCAAAACGCGCCGCTGATGGACACTTCGCGACTGCGTGACCAGTGGGCGTTCACGCCCGCCTGGAACGCTGGTGAATGCGTCGAGGACCTCGCGCTCGGGCTGCGTGGCCGTGTTGCCGTCGGACAGCGGGTGATGTCGCTGCCGTGGCGGATCTCCCGCATCCAAGACATCCCCGCCGCGGATGCCCCGGCCGCCGACGGAACGGTACCCGTGCCGGCCGGGCCCGAGGGGAAAAAGGGAGAGTTCGACACCCCGATCGATCCGCGATTTCCGACGTTCATCGCGACCAACTTGTCCGAAGCGCTGCCCGGACCGTTTTCGCCGTCGTCGTTTTCGGTGACCGTGCGCGGGCTGCGGGCGAGCGGTGCGGGCATCGCCGGGCGGCTGCGCCCCGGGGGACTGATCCAACGCGAAATCGCGATGCGCACCGTCGCAGTGTTCGCTCACCGACTCTACGGGGGCATCACGTCCGCTCATTTCATGGCCGAGACGGTGCCATTCGTCAAACCGGCGACGATCGTGGCCAACAGCGGGTACTTCGGCCCCAGCGTGGCGGACCTACCGATCTTCGGCGACCAGCATCCGCTGCCCCAGGCCAGTTTGCTTGCAAGACAAGGGCGCACACTTCGCAATATCGGGGTGTTCGGCGTCAACCTGGTGGGCCTCAGCGCCGGATCGGCACACGACACCGCCGACTACCTCGCCGACATCGAGCGCCTGGAACGGCTCGTGGGCCCCGATGTTAGCCGGCTCGACGAGAGCCGATTGCTCAGCCTGATTTTGCTGGCCCGCGATCATGCCGTGGACGGCTGGGTGCTGGCATCCGGGTCGTTCATGCTCTGCGCGGCGTTCAATTCCATCCTGCGAGGTGTGTGTGGGCCCGGTGCCATGCCGGCGGCGGGACCGGAGCTGGTCAGCGCGCGACCGCTGGCCGCGATTCACCGGCTGGCCGCCGCGGCGCGCCGCGACCCGGAGGTGCGGCGCATCCTGGCGCAACCCGGTGCCCGCCTCGATGCGCTCTCGAAGCACGCGCCAGAGTTTCACGCCGCAGTCCAAAAAGAGCTGGCGCTGGTCGGCCACCGCGGCCCGGCGGAAGCCGAGATGCGCTCGACCAGTTACGCCGACAACCCCGAGCTGCTGCTGGGCATGGTGGTCAAGTCGGTGAACGCACCGGACATGCCGCGTTCTCGGCAACCGAGGATTCCGGTGTGGGGCCGTCCGGTCGCGGCGCTCGCGGCCCGTCAACTGCGCGAACGCGAAGCCCGCCGTGACCGACTGGTCCGCGCCATTTGGGTATTGCGTGGCCTGCTGCGCGAGTACGGACGCCGGCTGGTCGATGCCGGTGTGTTGAAGACCGTCGATGACGTGTTCTACCTGCTGGTCGATGAACTCGACGCCCTTCCCGCCGATGCTTCCGGGCTGGCGGCGCGGCGCCGCGCCGAGCAACAGCGACTGATGGACATTGTTCCGCCGCCGGTGTTCAGTGGCAGCTGGCAGCCCGGCACCGCCCTGGCGACGGTTCTCACGCCGGGGCAAAGCCTGCACGGTCTCGGGGTGTGTGGCGGACGCGTCCGCGGCCGCGTTCGCATCGTGCGACCGGAGACCATCGGCGAGCTGCAGCCAGGTGAGATTCTCGTCGCCGAGGTCACCGACGTCGGCTACACCACCGCGTTCTCGTATGCGGCCGCCGTGGTGACTGAACTCGGTGGGCCGATGTCACATGCTGCCGTGGTGGCCCGCGAGTTCGGGTTCCCTTGCGTGGTCGACGCCGCCGGCGCCACAAGGCGGCTGCCTCCGGGAGCTTTCGTCGACGTCGACGGTGCTACCGGTGAGATACGGCTGCTGGAGATCGCTGACCACACCGCCGAAATCGACTCCGCTGCAACGAACTCCGAGTAAACGTCCGCTAGCAGCTGAACTTTTCGCCGACACCCTCCGGTGGCGGTACCGGCTGCAAGCAGCCGAACGGCTCGATACCGGCAGCAGCGAACCGCACCGCTGAGCGGTGCGCGTAGTTGACGCAGAACACACCAATTTGATCAGTGCGACAACGGAAATCGCCAAACGCCAGCGACTTTCCGGACGGAAGTTCGGGGCCGTCACCGTTGATGAACGGTCCGGGGTCACCGTGGGCCGAGCCCACTTGCACACTGGTGCCGTCGAAATCGACCCAGCCGCTAAGCCATTCGCCGTAGACGGCGGCCGGTCGCGGCGGGGGATTGGTCAGCCGGACCAGGCAAGACAACGCGGCGCCGGTGTGCTTGGAGTCGGTCGTGCAGCGCACGTTGCGGTCTGGTGCGGTGAATGCGACGTCCTGGCCGAGGTCGGTGGCAGCGCCGTCGCGGGTCGCACTGTGATAGCGGCCGGCGTCGGCAGGACGAGCAGCCTCGATCCAGGCGATCACGTCGGAGATCGGTGTACCCGGTTGCGGGGCGGTGGGCCGAACCGGCGGCTTGGTCGTCGGCGGGGCGGCGGCCGCGCCCTTGGCGGACGTGCTCGGCGATGCCGAGGTCGTGGTTTGGGCAGCTCGATTGCCCACCAGTGAACACCCGGCGACCAGCAACGACGCAACGAACACCGCAACGATGCGCATCCCGTCAGGCTAGCCGCACCGAGCTGATTGCAACGGCAGCCACACGGCGCCATATGCGGTTCGCTACGGTCAGGGTCATGCACGAACACACCGTCCGCGTCACCATA encodes:
- a CDS encoding NAD-dependent epimerase/dehydratase family protein, yielding MRVAVTGASGVLGRGLVARMLSSGHDVVGLARHRPESWPSAAQFVHGDIRDAAVVGRAIAGAEVVAHCAWAASRRADDPRSREVNIGGTANVLAAMAKSGARRIVFVSSAHVYGTQRAGVAPAGEHDQLNPVSAVGRHQARAEEMLAASGAEWVAVRSALIIGRDVDNWVQRLLACPVFPDIDGSAGQRLQVVHPDDALRVLARAAVDGGIESGPLNLAAPGEPTFGEVVAALGRRVLPTHLDPASKLLRGCATAFFDILSLVQNAPLMDTSRLRDQWAFTPAWNAGECVEDLALGLRGRVAVGQRVMSLPWRISRIQDIPAADAPAADGTVPVPAGPEGKKGEFDTPIDPRFPTFIATNLSEALPGPFSPSSFSVTVRGLRASGAGIAGRLRPGGLIQREIAMRTVAVFAHRLYGGITSAHFMAETVPFVKPATIVANSGYFGPSVADLPIFGDQHPLPQASLLARQGRTLRNIGVFGVNLVGLSAGSAHDTADYLADIERLERLVGPDVSRLDESRLLSLILLARDHAVDGWVLASGSFMLCAAFNSILRGVCGPGAMPAAGPELVSARPLAAIHRLAAAARRDPEVRRILAQPGARLDALSKHAPEFHAAVQKELALVGHRGPAEAEMRSTSYADNPELLLGMVVKSVNAPDMPRSRQPRIPVWGRPVAALAARQLREREARRDRLVRAIWVLRGLLREYGRRLVDAGVLKTVDDVFYLLVDELDALPADASGLAARRRAEQQRLMDIVPPPVFSGSWQPGTALATVLTPGQSLHGLGVCGGRVRGRVRIVRPETIGELQPGEILVAEVTDVGYTTAFSYAAAVVTELGGPMSHAAVVAREFGFPCVVDAAGATRRLPPGAFVDVDGATGEIRLLEIADHTAEIDSAATNSE